A window from Betta splendens chromosome 1, fBetSpl5.4, whole genome shotgun sequence encodes these proteins:
- the sorbs2a gene encoding sorbin and SH3 domain-containing protein 2 isoform X5, producing MNTDSGGCARKSVALSLILSPMKRVQSSPNLATGSDSHSSDLDSWRSHSATDGLRNGDANSSSLAAKGFRSVRPNLQDKKSPTQDVNHVPLPPPRRESFHLSVGTNAQADGFSPSTLTFAQNEKSVLKESYTISSTSSCVFSETGAHPIAQEHQPAFPNDISICSASASTNKQVQARKVSSLKLTPVTIADPPVHLNSYLNVEPKTQTTGSPPPTSSPSQRLPILSQPLTQTALLSVHLSPENLKNLGPQPSNPTVELKAPAQAQAHTTHPTQCQLEAPPAVPPRPSPAELLGQVLSHAMNGSTGHPQRPLSPPSYPPPPPSLHTGLQRQSRSSEGSESITRESMVSGLTSVSSTVPIARFSEEEKKVSIIKAPHYEGIGPVDESGIPIAIRTTVDRPKDWYKTMFKQIHKVHKADDDYSDTYNASYAIINNDDHSLSSGTTMAHPAPRTHTYRPLSKSPSNNGGCLGPREHSPSPVPPPPPAMQSLLQLRARDSEREKDSPDMNEWGPPDRKVDTRKYRAEPKSIFEYEPGKSSILEHERPTYDDIDLENEPWYKFFSELEFGRPTSLHIASADKTPERPASVASDYRKRRKSEPSSSQANAHSQSRAATSPKPVDACRPSSSSSSSLKKPVIRSSPSSPSRAKGGDACNMYSNSLTSPGPCQPPYLPPVPPESVHCQEDASQEGSSSSKRSVCCKNGWQAKHQDAETWSSAEEAPPSPAKLKSRSCDDLLSDGHSGSGGRHATRSESAGSLLCDGNPSGSTASTSSRSLPRLHRRRAHDSPGFLQLYRKMHHIDRAQLIPSEVIRSVRARILELERQPHLHRHRLSPWGADVPRDMVPNRISEYERLIQKSKSMPNLGDGEMPSGTTTPGGSSSRASSGGGGGTPCFSKRRFSIESLLEEDNNGNNGTVPHTMDHIRRPRSPPEGQPRVGPEPTHGAFPTPRGSQDPQANPDYSDSEQDAIASDLSDFIQVEGSSFCSESDFDHCSLTSSESLFGSSTLHHHHMRHHHHHHHHHHPGHQSVGQSQGYQHRHLISTCKGRCPASYTRFTTMLRHERERARQEHQRASQQSRSSLSQMQNSHSQQAMSKLAFLVSPVPFRRKKGSPPTSRRSSSGGGHGSRPKSKQAIYEALDAALRDIYEHIQAERGHRGTRAPDDSILRRILAELLPNVPERSSSLRGRRGCWQGGHSSASLYPDGSLSGYATYRGDSSTPRLQSPRLQSPISACYGRHSDTSNNNDYGEEQGNGNGLSYSDQDVSRTYSTMDGRHTPQSRRPTPDREVSHKQMTQLILFSLLHQKQPARAIYDFKAQTPKELTFKKGDAVNIIRQIDNNWYEGEHRGRVGIFPISYVEKMPSSEKPQPIRPPPPAQVREIGEAVARYNFNADTNVELSLRKGEKIIVIRQVDQNWYEGKIPDTNKQGIFPVSYVDIVKRSPSRSSTHHIDPHGYPGNRTPSTTPVKSFHHLHPSSTTCELPLSKPSTRLDFQAVTNEWLSLTMDPSMITPAHSLATTPIPPTPPPLPPDLANFPKAQWPIPSAVPTQRDFAHLPQTISRTPPIKEGLGHTPTILPFTPPPLLSSPPPPDPYSPFISPPPDLSFYNNSCRRPPETAQMLHFNKSKDLSCTVSQKSSSKNLEQHKSTVPMDKTIKTPDVKMRVKDPYDELLSMILDGSTSKDVVEPAKLSVGDSEPVTQTNESKRKWSEPKAAKSHQPASKPPAVSSGRDSAGSARLDVQFHKPVTMEPLTVIWEGQLRSDDEPVASQRWSSVKGKGYTELFIEEEGETLEDKEEDASVMNERLNPQLSHPGVSSPSAPPPLVSFPPFSAASTSVCVSPSSRSQQCDHDTAPLSPPVSPRPPSLPHLSTSPLPPVSLSPPVSPSPLHVSHSPSNISTQRSVSLSSTPPCPSRPVASFAGSESPLLLPALSPSKPASPPLAMPRSPPTVPHQGRRSPKVKQDPVVGGKPPRSPILSRRFYLSPIRGRRRLVQDALQGGGDPYQALYNYMPRNEDELELREGDIVDVMEKCDDGWFVGPLHPFMENSALGKCFYLSLISTFGCGPGFSELE from the exons ATAGTGGAGGATGCGCTCGCAAAAGCGTGGCCTTGTCACTTATACTTTCACCCATGAAGAGGGTCCAGAGCTCACCAAATCTAGCTACAG GGAGTGATTCTCACTCATCAGACCTAG ATTCTTGGCGATCACACAGTGCCACAGATGGCCTTAGGAATGGAGATGCCAACAGCTCATCTCTTGCAGCTAAAGGCTTTCGCAGTGTCAGGCCCAACCTACAGGACAAAAAGTCACCAACACAG GATGTCAACCATGTGCCTTTGCCACCACCCCGGAGGGAAAGTTTCCACTTGTCCGTCGGCACTAATGCCCAGGCTGATGGTTTTAGCCCTAGCACACTAACATTTGCTCAGAATGAAAAATCAGTTTTGAAAGAGTCCTACACTATCAGTAGCACATCATCCTGTGTCTTCTCGGAGACGGGTGCACACCCCATCGCACAGGAACACCAGCCCGCATTTCCAAATGACATTAGCATATGTAGTGCATCTGCCTCCACTAATAAACAGGTCCAGGCTCGCAAGGTGTCTTCCCTCAAACTAACCCCAGTCACCATTGCTGACCCCCCTGTGCACCTCAACTCTTACCTTAATGTCGAACCTAAGACCCAGACCACAGGCTCCCCTCCACCCACTTCCTCACCATCACAAAGGCTTCCCATCCTTTCTCAGCCCCTGACGCAGACAGCGTTGCTTTCTGTCCATTTGAGCCCGGAGAACCTGAAAAATCTGGGACCTCAGCCTTCAAATCCCACAGTGGAACTCAAAGCCCCTGCTCAAGCCCAAGCTCATACCACACATCCAACTCAATGCCAGCTGGAGGCTCCTCCTGCAGTTCCTCCAAGACCTTCTCCGGCAGAGCTGTTG GGCCAGGTCCTCTCCCACGCAATGAATGGTAGTACTGGCCATCCACAGAGGCCCCTCTCACCTCCATCCtaccctccacctcccccctcaCTGCACACAGGGCTccagagacagagcaggagtTCAG AGGGCAGCGAGTCTATCACCAGAGAATCTATGGTGTCAGGCCTCACCAGTGTCAGCAGTACTGTGCCTATTGCCCGCTtctcagaagaagaaaaaaaggtttCGATTATTAAAGCCCCTCATTATGAAGGCATTGGCCCAGTGGACGAGTCAGGCATCCCAATCGCCATCCGCACG ACGGTGGATAGGCCTAAGGATTGGTACAAAACAATGTTCAAACAAATCCACAAGGTCCATAAAGCAG ATGATGACTACTCAGACACCTACAATGCTTCATATGCCATCATAAACAACG ATGACCACAGCCTGTCATCCGGCACCACCATGGCCCACCCCGCCCCCCGAACACATACATACAGGCCACTGTCAAAGAGCCCCTCCAACAACGGAGGATGTCTTGGGCCTCGGGAACATTCACCATCTCCTGTACCTCCACCACCCCCAGCCATGCAAtccctcctgcagctgaggGCCAGAGACAGTGAACGTGAAAAAGACTCCCCAGATAT GAATGAATGGGGTCCTCCAGACAGGAAAGTGGACACACGAAAGTACCGTGCAGAGCCCAAGAGTATTTTTGAATATGAGCCCGGAAAGTCCTCTATTCTGGAGCATGAAAGACCA ACCTATGATGACATAGATTTAGAGAACGAGCCTTGGTATAAGTTCTTTTCCGAGCTGGAGTTTGGGCGGCCG ACGTCTCTGCACATTGCTTCTGCAGACAAGACTCCAGAGAGACCTGCAAG TGTTGCTAGCGACtacagaaaaagaaggaagtcTGAGCCATCAAGTTCCCAAGCGAACGCTCActctcagagcagagctgcaacgTCACCTAAACCGGTGGATGCCTgcaggcccagcagcagcagcagcagcagcctaaAGAAGCCTGTCATTCGGTCCTCACCATCTTCACCCTCCAGAGCCAAAG GTGGGGACGCATGCAACATGTATTCGAACAGTTTGACCTCCCCAGGTCCCTGTCAGCCCCCCTATTTGCCGCCGGTCCCCCCTGAGTCTGTTCATTGCCAAGAGGACGCCAGCCAGGAAGGGAGCTCTTCCTCTAAGCGTTCTGTGTGTTGTAAGAATGGTTGGCAGGCGAAACACCAGGATGCTGAGACATGGAGCAGTGCAGAGGAGGCGCCACCCTCTCCTGCCAAGCTCAAGTCACGCAGCTGCGATGACTTACTCAGTGACGGACATTCTGGCTCCGGCGGACGCCACGCCACTCGGTCAGAAAGCGCTGGGTCCCTTTTGTGCGATGGGAATCCCTCAGGTTCAACCGCGTCCACCTCCAGTCGCTCGTTGCCACGTCTCCACCGACGCCGGGCACATGATTCACCGGGCTTTCTCCAGCTGTACCGTAAAATGCACCACATAGACAGAGCTCAGCTTATTCCATCCGAGGTCATCCGCTCCGTCCGTGCTCGCATCCTTGAACTGGAGCGCCAGCCTCACTTGCATCGCCATCGCCTTTCTCCTTGGGGTGCGGATGTGCCCCGCGATATGGTGCCAAACCGCATTTCTGAGTATGAGCGCCTCATTCAGAAATCCAAGTCCATGCCCAATTTGGGCGACGGTGAGATGCCCTCGGGCACCACCACACCAGGTGGCTCATCATCTCGAGCCAGCAGCGGTGGTGGCGGCGGGACCCCCTGTTTTTCAAAACGCCGGTTTTCCATAGAGTCTTTATTGGAGGAAGACAACAATGGCAATAATGGAACGGTACCTCACACCATGGACCACATACGCAGACCTCGTAGCCCACCAGAGGGTCAGCCTCGTGTTGGACCAGAGCCCACCCATGGAGCCTTTCCCACTCCTCGTGGTTCCCAAGATCCACAGGCAAACCCGGATTATTCTGACAGTGAACAGGATGCTATTGCGTCAGACCTCAGTGACTTCATACAGGTGGAGGGCTCTTCATTTTGCAGTGAGAGTGACTTTGACCATTGCTCACTAACCTCCTCTGAGAGTTTGTTTGGCTCCTCCACCCTTCACCATCACCACATgcgtcatcatcaccaccatcaccaccaccaccaccctggtCACCAAAGTGTAGGCCAGAGCCAGGGTTACCAACACCGCCACCTCATCAGCACCTGCAAAGGCCGCTGTCCTGCCTCTTATACGCGTTTCACAACGATGCTTCgccacgagagagagagagcccgcCAGGAGCACCAGAGAGCTTCACAGCAGAGCCGCAGTAGTCTTTCCCAAATGCAGAACTCACACTCCCAGCAAGCGATGTCCAAGCTGGCCTTTCTGGTCAGCCCAGTGCCTTTCCGAAGGAAAAAGGGCTCACCGCCTACCTCTCGAAGAAGCAGTAGTGGTGGAGGTCACGGTAGCAGACCAAAGTCCAAACAGGCTATATATGAAGCGCTAGATGCAGCCTTAAGGGATATATATGAGCACATTCAAGCAGAGAGAGGACACAGAGGCACTAGGGCACCAGATGATAGCATCTTGAGGAGAATACTGGCCGAACTGCTGCCAAACGTGCCTGAGCGGAGCTCCTCACTGCGGGGTAGGAGGGGGTGCTGGCAAGGGGGCCACTCCTCTGCATCTTTGTACCCAGATGGGAGCCTCTCTGGTTACGCCACGTACAGAGGGGATTCTTCCACACCACGGTTACAGTCTCCACGACTACAGTCACCAATCAGTGCCTGTTACGGACGCCACTCGGACACCTCAAACAATAATGATTATGGAGAGGAGCAGGGCAACGGAAATGGTCTCTCTTATTCAG ACCAGGATGTCTCTAGAACCTATTCCACCATGGATGGACGTCACACTCCCCAGAGCAGAAGACCTACGCCCGACAGAGAG GTCTCCCATAAACAGATGACACAACTTATTCTGTTCTCTCTTCTCCATCAGAAACAGCCGGCAAGAGCCATTTATGATTTTAAGGCACAAACGCCTAA GgagctgacatttaaaaagggTGATGCTGTCAACATCATCAGGCAGATAGATAACAACTGGTATGAAGGAGAGCACCGTGGGCGAGTGGGGATATTCCCTATATCCTATGTGGAG AAGATGCCATCTTCAGAGAAACCACAGCCAATTCGACCTCCGCCACCAGCACAGGTCCGGGAGATTGGAGAGGCAGTGGCTCGCTACAACTTCAATGCTGATACAAATGTGGAGCTGTCCCTCAGAAAG GGTGAGAAGATCATTGTGATACGGCAGGTGGATCAGAACTGGTATGAAGGGAAGATCCCAGACACAAACAAGCAGGGCATCTTTCCTGTGTCCTACGTTGACATTGTGAAGCGCTCTCCATCCAGGAGCTCCACTCACCACATAGATCCTCACGGTTACCCTGGCAACAGGACACCAAGCACCACACCTGTCAAG TCTTTCCACCATCTACATCCATCCTCCACCACCTGTGAGCTCCCCTTGTCCAAGCCCTCGACAAGGCTTGATTTTCAAGCTGTCACCAACGAGTGGCTGTCCCTCACAATGGACCCGTCAATGATCACTCCAGCTCACTCCCTCGCTACTACCCCTATACCgcccacacctcctcctcttccacctgACCTTGCAAACTTTCCCAAGGCTCAGTGGCCTATACCCTCAgctgtgccaacacaaagagACTTTGCTCATCTGCCCCAAACCATTTCTAGAACTCCACCTATTAAAGAAGGTTTGGGTCACACCCCGACCATTCTGCCTTTCACACCACCCccccttctttcttctcctccacctccagaccCCTATTCCCCCTTCATCTCTCCACCGCCTGACTTGTCCTTttacaacaacagctgcagacGGCCCCCAGAAACAGCCCAAATGTTACACTTTAATAAGTCAAAAGATTTGTCTTGCACAGTTTCACAAAAGTCTTCCTCCAAAAATCTAGAGCAGCACAAATCCACTGTGCCTATGGACAAAACTATCAAAACCCCTGATGTTAAGATGCGAGTAAAAGACCCTTATGATGAGCTGTTATCCATGATCTTGGATGGTTCTACCAGTAAAGATGTTGTTGAACCTGCCAAATTATCTGTGGGAGATTCTGAACCAGTTACCCAAACTAATGAATCCAAGAGGAAGTGGTCTGAGCCAAAAGCAGCAAAATCCCACCAGCCAGCAAGCAAACCCCCAGCAGTCAGTTCAGGCAGGGACTCAGCAGGCAGTGCCCGGTTAGATGTGCAGTTTCACAAGCCTGTGACAATGGAGCCGCTCACTGTCATCTGGGAGGGGCAGTTAAGGTCAGATGATGAACCAGTCGCATCTCAGAGATGGTCGTCAGTAAAGGGGAAAGGATATACTGAGTTGTTCATTGAGGAAGAAGGTGAAACTTTagaagacaaagaggaagatgCTAGCGTTATGAATGAAAGACTCAATCCACAG CTCTCTCACCCTGGCGTGTCCTCGCCTTCTGCTCCGCCACCTCTCGTCTCATTCCCTCCTTTCTCCGCTGCTTctacttctgtttgtgtttcaccttCTTCACGCTCACAACAGTGTGATCACGACACCgcgcctctctctccacccGTCTCGCCTCGGCCTCCGTCTCTGCCACACCTTTCAACATCCCCCTTAcctccagtctctctctctcctcccgtctcACCGTCTCCCCTCCATGTTTCTCACTCCCCTTCGAACATTTCCACCCAgcgctctgtctctctgtcctcaaCCCCTCCCTGTCCTTCTCGCCCGGTTGCGTCCTTTGCTGGCTCAGagtctcctcttctcctccctgctctgtCTCCCTCTAAACCTGCTTCTCCTCCCCTTGCTATGCCCCGCTCTCCTCCCACTGTACCTCATCAAGGACGTAGGTCTCCCAAGGTTAAG CAGGATCCAGTTGTTGGTGGTAAACCTCCTCGTAGTCCCATCTTGTCCCGGAGGTTCTATCTGTCACCCATTAGAGGTCGAAGG AGATTGGTGCAAGATGCActccaaggaggaggagaccc GTACCAAGCCCTGTACAACTACATGCCGCGCAatgaggacgagctggagctgagggaggGTGATATCGTTGATGTTATGGAGAAGTGTGATGACGGCTGGTTTGTAG GACCTTTACATCCTTTTATGGAAAACTCTGCCCTTGGCAAATGTTTCTATTTGAGTTTAATCTCCACTTTTGGCTGTGGTCCAGGCTTCAGTGAGCTGGAATAG